The following coding sequences lie in one Camelina sativa cultivar DH55 unplaced genomic scaffold, Cs unpScaffold00456, whole genome shotgun sequence genomic window:
- the LOC104773116 gene encoding protein CHROMATIN REMODELING 19 — protein sequence MKRDFDEISEEEWSQHSFNASRVLKRPRTPKRTRPPSNPSPSIESFAFRRPSATATNESNSSDGDCVEIEDLGDSDSEVKIVNGEDLLLEDEEEEEVEETKVVMRAARVGRRFVIEDEEASDDGFGDEAESSASEEEFGRGGGGGGRRGEDEDVVGKALQKCAKISADLRKELYGTSSGGTTCDRYSEVETSTVRIVTQNDIDEACKAEDSDFQPILKPYQLVGVNFLLLLYKKGIEGAILADEMGLGKTIQGITYLTLLNHLHNDPGPHLIVCPASVLENWERELRKWCPSFTVLQYHGAARAAYSRELNSLSKAGKPPPFNVLLVCYSLFERHSEQQKDDRKVLKRWRWSCVLMDEAHALKDKNSYRWKNLMSVARNANQRLMLTGTPLQNDLHELWSLLEFMLPDIFTTENVDLKKLLNAEDTELITRMKSILGPFILRRLKSDVMQQLVPKIQRVEYVLMEKKQEDTYKEAIEEYRAASQARLVKLSSKSLTSLAKALPKRQISNYFTQFRKIANHPLLIRRIYSDEDVIRISRKLHPIGAFGFECSLERVIEEVKGYNDFRIHQLLFQFGVNDTKGTLSDKHVMLSAKCRTLAELLPTMKKSGHRVLIFSQWTSMLDILEWTLDVIGVTYRRLDGSTQVTDRQTIVDTFNNDTSIFACLLSTRAGGQGLNLTGADTVIIHDMDFNPQIDRQAEDRCHRIGQTKPVTIFRLVTKSTVDENIYEIAKRKLVLDAAVLESGVHVDDDGDTPEKTMGEILASLLMG from the exons ATGAAGCGCGATTTCGACGAAATCTCCGAGGAAGAGTGGTCGCAGCACTCTTTTAACGCTTCGCGAGTTCTTAAACGACCAAGGACTCCGAAGAGGACTCGTCCTCCGTCAAACCCTTCGCCTTCGATTGAGTCTTTTGCGTTCAGGAGACCTTCAGCGACGGCGACGAATGAGAGCAACAGCAGCGATGGTGATTGTGTTGAGATTGAGGATTTAGGTGATTCGGATTCGGAGGTTAAGATTGTGAATGGTGAGGATTTGTTGTTggaggatgaggaggaagaggaagtggAAGAGACTAAGGTTGTGATGCGAGCTGCTAGAGTTGGTAGGAGATTTGtcattgaagatgaagaagctagTGATGATGGGTTTGGTGATGAAGCTGAGAGTAGTGCTAGTGAGGAAGAAtttggaagaggaggaggaggaggcgggaggagaggtgaagatgaagatgttgttggGAAGGCACTACAAAAGTGTGCTAAAATCTCAGCGGATCTTAGGAAGGAGCTTTATGGTACATCTTCTGGGGGTACTACTTGTGATAGATACTCTGAAGTTGAAACTTCCACTGTTAGGATTGTCACTCAG AATGATATTGATGAAGCCTGTAAAGCAGAGGATTCTGATTTCCAGCCTATACTCAAGCCGTACCAGTTGGTTGGTGttaactttcttcttctgttgtatAAGAAAGGAATTGAAGGAG CCATTCTAGCTGATGAGATGGGTCTTGGAAAGACCATTCAG GGAATCACTTATTTAACCCTCTTAAACCACTTACACAATGACCCTGGTCCTCATTTGATTGTATGCCCTGCCTCTGTCTTGGAAAACTGGGAGAGAGAACTTAGAAAATGGTGTCCATCATTTACTGTACTTCAATACCATGGGGCTGCGAGAGCTGCCTATTCAAGAGAATTGAATTCTTTGTCAAAAGCTGGGAAGCCACCACCATTCAATGTGCTTCTTGTCTGTTACTCTCTGTTTGAACGGCATAG TGAACAACAGAAAGATGACCGAAAAGTACTAAAACGATGGCGTTGGAGCTGTGTTTTGATGGATGAGGCGCATGCTTTAAAGGATAAGAATAGTTACAGGTGGAAAAATTTGATGTCTGTGGCCAGAAACGCAAACCAGCGTCTTATGCTTACAGGAACGCCTCTGCAAAATGATTTGCAT GAACTATGGTCGCTTCTGGAATTCATGTTGCCTGATATATTTACTACAGAGAATGTTgacttgaagaagttgttgaatGCAGAAGATACTGAGCTGATTACTCGAATGAAATCTATTCTAGGTCCTTTCATCTTGAGGCGTTTAAAATCCGATGTCATGCAGCAACTTGTTCCGAAGATACAACGG GTTGAGTATGTATTAATGGAGAAAAAGCAGGAAGATACATATAAAGAAGCCATAGAGGAATATCGTGCTGCTTCTCAAGCAAGGCTTGTGAAGCTTTCATCAAAATCCTTGACTTCTTTAGCCAAGGCACTTCCAAAGCGTCAAATTTCAAACTATTTTACTCAATTCCGGAAG ATTGCAAATCATCCATTGTTAATTAGGCGAATATACAGCGACGAGGACGTCATTCGCATCTCCAGGAAATTGCACCCAATTGGTGCATTTGGATTTGAATGTTCCTTGGAAAGAGTCATCGAAGAAGTTAAGGGTTACAACGATTTCCGTATCCACCAG CTTTTGTTCCAATTTGGAGTTAACGATACCAAAGGAACTCTCTCAGACAAACATGTGATGCTCTCAGCAAAATGTCGG ACATTAGCTGAGCTTCTCCCTACAATGAAGAAATCCGGCCATCGGGTTCTAATTTTTAGTCAATGGACATCGATGCTTGATATCTTAGAATGGACGCTAGATGTAATTGGCGTTACATATCGAAGACTTGACGGCAG TACTCAAGTCACAGATAGACAAACCATAGTCGACACATTCAACAACGATACATCGATCTTCGCTTGCCTGTTGTCAACTCGAGCAGGTGGACAAGGTCTGAATTTAACCGGGGCAGATACAGTAATAATTCACGATATGGATTTTAATCCACAGATTGACCGACAAGCTGAAGATCGATGCCATCGTATCGGTCAAACAAAACCAGTCACTATCTTCAG ACTGGTGACTAAATCGACGGTTGATGAGAACATCTACGAGATTGCGAAGCGGAAACTTGTTCTTGATGCGGCGGTTTTAGAATCCGGAGTTCACGTAGATGACGATGGAGACACGCCTGAGAAAACCATGGGAGAGATTCTTGCTTCTCTTCTCATGGGATAA